The following are encoded in a window of Legionella geestiana genomic DNA:
- a CDS encoding acyl-CoA thioesterase — protein sequence MNNTFIHEFTFAIAWGDMDALGHVNNARYFDYFQEARIDWLHQLGMNLTSESGPVVVEAACTFLKPVVYPATLTLKSRLENPGRTSIIMRHFLFQNDTLMAEGHCKLVWVNYSSARPVELPDALKKP from the coding sequence ATGAATAACACCTTTATCCACGAGTTCACCTTTGCCATCGCCTGGGGCGATATGGATGCGCTCGGGCATGTGAACAACGCCCGTTATTTTGACTATTTTCAGGAAGCGCGCATTGACTGGCTGCACCAGCTGGGCATGAACCTCACCAGCGAAAGCGGCCCGGTGGTGGTGGAGGCCGCCTGTACCTTTTTAAAGCCCGTGGTCTATCCCGCCACCCTCACCCTTAAGAGCCGCCTTGAAAACCCGGGCCGCACGAGCATCATCATGCGCCATTTTCTCTTCCAGAATGACACGCTGATGGCAGAGGGGCACTGTAAGCTTGTCTGGGTGAATTACTCCAGCGCGCGTCCCGTTGAACTCCCGGACGCGCTCAAAAAACCTTAA
- a CDS encoding class I SAM-dependent methyltransferase: protein MTTLKKFQAVKMKLNDYSFKAKEYAIADNGGTTHVAFKNIPALINKHASGKKTLDYGCGTGCSTLFLAETGLDVEGVDICPHMLQEASNHTDIPLTLIQSAQLPYDNNCFNIVFSSFVLFEIGSKAEMIDVFNEIYRVLAPGGVFISITGTEELYKKKWLTMDVDFPENKNLKSGDIAKVLLSDVNVLVYDYYWTHEDYLEVINKTHFMHVETMRPLGDKNDGYAWIDEEKYPPYVIYILKKGFTAYPAQTGNKPKSGCFVC from the coding sequence ATGACCACATTGAAAAAATTTCAGGCAGTAAAAATGAAACTAAATGATTATTCTTTTAAAGCAAAAGAATATGCCATCGCGGACAATGGCGGCACCACTCACGTTGCATTTAAAAATATTCCCGCGCTCATAAACAAGCACGCCTCAGGCAAAAAAACGTTAGATTATGGATGTGGCACGGGCTGCTCAACACTATTTCTGGCTGAAACAGGACTCGATGTTGAGGGGGTAGATATTTGTCCACATATGTTACAAGAAGCATCAAATCATACAGATATACCGTTAACCTTAATTCAAAGCGCTCAATTACCTTATGATAACAACTGCTTTAATATTGTTTTTTCCAGTTTTGTGCTGTTTGAAATAGGCTCCAAAGCGGAGATGATTGACGTTTTTAATGAAATATACCGTGTTTTAGCCCCGGGAGGGGTTTTCATCTCTATTACCGGAACAGAAGAGCTGTACAAGAAAAAATGGTTAACAATGGATGTTGATTTCCCGGAGAATAAAAATCTCAAAAGCGGGGACATTGCCAAAGTTCTGCTTTCTGATGTCAACGTTTTAGTATATGACTACTATTGGACACATGAGGACTATCTGGAGGTCATAAACAAAACCCACTTTATGCACGTGGAAACAATGCGGCCTTTAGGCGATAAAAATGATGGATATGCATGGATAGATGAAGAAAAATATCCACCATATGTCATTTATATCTTAAAAAAAGGTTTTACCGCATATCCAGCCCAAACTGGCAATAAGCCAAAATCAGGCTGTTTTGTATGTTGA
- a CDS encoding glycerophosphodiester phosphodiesterase family protein, which yields MKIIAHRGDKAHAPENTLAAFRKAKENGATCVEFDVMLTRDRVAIIMHDETLNRTTNGEGRVGECDADYIAGLDAGSWFGEAFTGEHVPTLKDAILLLNELELDANIEIKPCGDDEALARDTTRVIIDEVRTLWKGKNPPLLSSFVYSCLLEAQEAASDLPRALLMDAWSENAIALARDNQCVSINLNADVLNAERVKLIKNANFAVYAYTVRNREVAQALEEMGVDAIFCDDPTLLALEHQSLEHQSSSSYCAVM from the coding sequence GTGAAAATAATTGCTCATCGCGGCGACAAGGCGCATGCCCCCGAGAATACGCTGGCGGCCTTTAGAAAAGCCAAAGAAAATGGTGCCACCTGTGTGGAGTTTGATGTGATGCTCACCCGCGACCGGGTTGCCATCATCATGCATGACGAAACGCTCAACCGCACCACCAATGGGGAGGGGCGCGTTGGTGAATGTGATGCAGACTACATTGCAGGCCTTGATGCCGGCTCGTGGTTTGGAGAGGCATTTACAGGCGAGCACGTGCCCACGCTCAAAGACGCCATCCTTCTTCTCAACGAACTTGAGCTGGATGCCAATATAGAAATCAAACCCTGCGGAGATGATGAAGCCCTTGCAAGGGACACTACCCGCGTTATCATCGATGAGGTGCGCACCCTGTGGAAGGGTAAAAATCCGCCGCTGCTCTCAAGCTTTGTGTACTCTTGTCTCCTTGAGGCACAGGAAGCAGCATCAGACCTTCCCCGCGCTCTTCTGATGGATGCATGGAGCGAAAACGCCATAGCGCTTGCCCGGGACAATCAATGTGTCAGCATCAATCTCAATGCAGACGTTTTAAACGCTGAGCGGGTGAAGCTTATTAAAAATGCGAATTTTGCCGTGTATGCCTATACGGTCAGAAACCGAGAGGTGGCACAGGCCCTCGAAGAGATGGGGGTAGACGCCATTTTCTGTGATGACCCGACGCTTCTGGCGCTCGAGCACCAGTCGCTCGAGCACCAGTCCTCCTCGAGTTATTGCGCAGTCATGTAG
- the ggt gene encoding gamma-glutamyltransferase has protein sequence MKHTWMLFALIFGGGMVISPFTHAAVGRGMVVTSQHLASTVGRDILNAGGNAVDAAVAIGYALAVVEPCCGNLGGGGFMVIHRKNGENLVINFRETAPQKAVPARFFDAKRAPVPERLREGGLSVATPGTVMGLEIAREKYGTFSRERLLAPAIALAEKGFILTAGDVKLIADSWEGLKKSAAVRAVFGERLPGVGERLVQSDLSKTLKTLAKEGSSAFYTGSIAAAIVKSSERHGGLLQLSDFSAYRAQVLSPLVCEYRGFTVITTPPPSSGGVVLCEMLKILEPYPLAKSGFRQPGGTREILEAMRAAYADRVQLGDPDFVKNPIDMLLSPAHIKAVRARMDSTAPRQPALHPVGNERAETTHYSVVDAEGNAVAVTYTLNGYFGAKEIAEGTGIFLNNEMDDFTLTPGVANEFGLIQGEANAIAPGKRPLSSMTPTVVLKDGTLFMVLGAPGGSTIPTQVLETLINVIDYGLSLTLAVDAPRFHMQWRPDVVFVERGAFSENTLKTLRDWGYRFEEQSPWGTPLWGAVAAIAYYPKLQRLVGAIDKRRPAGAVMESDVQSR, from the coding sequence ATGAAACACACCTGGATGTTGTTCGCTCTCATTTTTGGGGGCGGCATGGTTATTTCCCCTTTCACCCATGCGGCTGTGGGTCGTGGCATGGTGGTAACCTCCCAGCATCTTGCCAGTACCGTGGGGCGTGACATCCTTAACGCAGGAGGCAATGCCGTGGACGCAGCCGTGGCTATTGGCTATGCGCTCGCGGTCGTTGAGCCCTGCTGCGGTAATCTTGGCGGCGGCGGGTTTATGGTGATTCACCGCAAAAATGGTGAGAACCTGGTCATTAACTTTCGCGAAACCGCCCCTCAAAAAGCTGTTCCTGCCCGATTTTTTGATGCAAAGCGTGCGCCTGTTCCTGAGCGGTTGCGAGAAGGCGGGCTTTCGGTGGCCACACCAGGCACCGTGATGGGGCTTGAGATAGCACGCGAGAAATACGGCACTTTTTCACGCGAGCGCCTCCTCGCGCCCGCCATTGCGCTCGCTGAAAAGGGTTTTATCCTGACTGCCGGCGATGTCAAGCTCATTGCTGACAGCTGGGAGGGCTTGAAAAAAAGTGCAGCGGTACGTGCTGTTTTTGGTGAGAGGCTGCCAGGCGTTGGTGAGCGCCTTGTGCAGTCTGACCTTTCAAAGACTCTGAAAACCCTTGCAAAAGAAGGCAGCAGCGCTTTTTATACCGGGTCAATTGCAGCTGCTATCGTGAAAAGCAGCGAGCGTCACGGTGGCCTGCTTCAGCTTTCAGATTTTAGCGCTTATCGCGCGCAAGTGCTGTCGCCACTGGTCTGTGAATACCGGGGCTTTACCGTAATAACGACCCCGCCTCCCAGTTCCGGCGGTGTGGTGTTGTGTGAAATGCTGAAAATTCTTGAGCCTTATCCGCTTGCAAAATCCGGCTTCAGACAGCCCGGGGGTACCCGAGAGATACTGGAAGCCATGCGTGCGGCCTATGCCGACAGGGTTCAGCTTGGCGACCCGGATTTTGTTAAAAATCCAATTGATATGCTGCTCTCTCCAGCACATATCAAGGCGGTGCGTGCGCGTATGGATTCAACGGCCCCCCGGCAACCGGCTCTACATCCTGTCGGGAATGAGCGCGCAGAAACCACGCATTATTCCGTGGTTGATGCCGAGGGTAATGCGGTTGCCGTTACTTATACCCTGAACGGGTATTTTGGTGCTAAAGAAATTGCCGAGGGCACCGGGATTTTTTTGAACAACGAAATGGATGATTTTACCCTCACCCCAGGGGTCGCAAATGAATTTGGCCTGATTCAGGGGGAAGCCAACGCCATCGCGCCCGGAAAGCGGCCACTGAGCTCCATGACGCCAACGGTGGTGCTGAAAGACGGCACACTTTTTATGGTGCTCGGGGCGCCAGGCGGCTCTACCATTCCTACACAGGTGCTCGAAACGCTTATCAACGTGATTGATTATGGCCTGTCCTTAACGCTCGCTGTTGATGCTCCGCGCTTTCACATGCAGTGGCGTCCCGATGTGGTCTTTGTGGAACGGGGCGCTTTTTCAGAAAACACCCTCAAAACCCTGCGCGACTGGGGATATCGTTTTGAGGAGCAGTCTCCCTGGGGCACGCCACTCTGGGGTGCCGTTGCCGCCATCGCGTATTACCCCAAATTGCAGCGTCTGGTTGGAGCGATTGACAAGCGCCGACCAGCGGGGGCGGTCATGGAGAGTGATGTGCAGTCACGATAA
- a CDS encoding primosomal protein N', producing MRVIKVCVPNTHHDAFDYLATGEPPLRGARVLVPFRNKTRIGIVLGEGDADCAPKALKAIEQTLDTTPCMPEDVLRLCEWAAGYYQSPLSAVIPLALPKHLREGHAAAAEITEHVTLALNTVDAHAKIPARAGRQHALIDWLAAQATSVTQSAILAAGFNQTLIMRLKDAALLHTETRTEYPPVISAKAHPPPLLHPEQTIAIDSVRKAFGRFESFLLQGVTGSGKTEVYLQVIADVLARGQQALVLVPEIGLTPQLLARFAGRFKESMVVLHSSLSEGERRRAWLHARDGRARLIIGTRTAVFVPLQNPGLIVIDEEHDTSLKQMDGVRYSARDVALWRARQLSIPIILGSATPSLESLYNATRAKYQRLTLTQRAQSTAPTRFCIQDIRSLPLEHGLAKPTLARIREHLERGQQVLVFINRRGFAPVMLCHECGWMADCRACDSHLTLHRKSHRLQCHHCGASARIPSACPDCQSMDLVPVGNGTQRVFDYLQTCFPNVSMARIDRDEVRRKGELEAHLEKILQGETQLCVGTQMLAKGHHFPGLTLVVILDADNGLQNPDFRATERFGQLLTQVAGRAGREALAGEVLIQTHFPQHPLLNLLVREGYEAFAERLLSERREGLLPPYQYLALLRAEGREAAPVLAFLHQARKLLQHPALEIMGPAPAPLSRKAHQHRLQLLLRAPARRSLHEALAHLRNTLPPARALSGVRWSVDVDPVELS from the coding sequence ATGCGCGTCATCAAAGTGTGTGTCCCCAACACGCACCATGACGCGTTTGATTATCTGGCGACTGGTGAGCCGCCTTTGCGAGGCGCGCGGGTTTTGGTGCCGTTTCGCAACAAAACCCGCATCGGTATCGTGCTTGGAGAAGGGGATGCCGATTGCGCGCCCAAAGCCCTTAAAGCCATTGAACAAACGCTCGATACGACCCCCTGTATGCCTGAAGATGTGCTGAGACTTTGCGAGTGGGCGGCGGGTTATTATCAGTCACCGCTGTCAGCCGTTATTCCCCTGGCACTGCCCAAACATTTGCGTGAAGGGCATGCTGCTGCGGCCGAAATTACAGAACACGTGACACTTGCATTAAACACCGTTGACGCGCACGCAAAAATTCCGGCGCGCGCAGGCCGTCAACACGCGCTCATTGACTGGCTTGCCGCGCAGGCGACCTCCGTGACTCAAAGCGCCATCCTGGCCGCGGGCTTTAATCAGACCCTCATCATGCGCCTTAAAGACGCCGCTCTCTTACACACCGAAACCCGCACCGAATACCCACCGGTCATCAGCGCGAAAGCACATCCACCGCCGCTGCTGCATCCCGAGCAGACGATCGCCATCGATAGCGTACGCAAGGCCTTTGGTCGCTTTGAGAGCTTTCTTTTACAGGGGGTGACTGGCAGCGGTAAAACAGAAGTGTATCTGCAGGTGATTGCGGACGTGCTGGCCCGCGGGCAGCAGGCGCTTGTGCTCGTGCCTGAAATCGGACTGACACCACAGCTGCTCGCGCGTTTTGCCGGGCGTTTTAAAGAATCCATGGTGGTCTTACACTCGAGTTTAAGTGAAGGTGAGCGGCGCCGGGCATGGCTGCACGCGCGTGACGGGCGGGCGCGCCTTATTATCGGTACGCGAACGGCGGTGTTTGTGCCCCTGCAAAATCCGGGGCTTATCGTGATTGATGAAGAACACGACACCTCCCTCAAGCAAATGGACGGTGTGCGTTACTCCGCCCGCGATGTGGCACTCTGGCGCGCACGCCAGCTTTCCATCCCCATTATCCTTGGCTCGGCCACCCCAAGCCTTGAAAGCCTCTATAATGCCACGCGTGCGAAGTATCAACGGCTGACATTGACTCAACGCGCGCAAAGTACAGCACCCACACGCTTTTGCATACAGGATATTCGCAGCCTCCCGCTCGAGCATGGCCTTGCCAAACCGACACTCGCGCGCATTCGCGAACACCTCGAGCGCGGGCAGCAGGTGCTCGTCTTTATTAATCGCCGTGGTTTCGCGCCAGTGATGCTTTGCCATGAGTGCGGCTGGATGGCCGATTGCAGAGCCTGCGACAGCCACCTGACCCTGCACCGCAAATCCCATCGCCTCCAGTGCCACCATTGCGGCGCGAGTGCGCGCATTCCCTCTGCCTGCCCTGATTGCCAGAGCATGGATCTTGTGCCGGTAGGCAATGGCACGCAGCGCGTCTTTGATTATCTTCAAACCTGCTTTCCGAACGTATCCATGGCACGCATTGACCGTGATGAAGTCCGCAGAAAAGGCGAACTGGAAGCACATCTTGAAAAGATTCTTCAGGGAGAAACGCAGCTTTGTGTCGGCACGCAGATGCTGGCCAAGGGGCATCATTTCCCGGGGCTGACGCTTGTTGTGATTCTGGACGCTGACAATGGCCTGCAAAATCCTGATTTTCGCGCAACCGAACGTTTTGGACAGCTGCTGACGCAGGTTGCGGGGCGTGCCGGACGTGAAGCGCTTGCCGGCGAAGTTTTGATTCAAACGCACTTCCCACAGCATCCGCTGCTGAATTTGCTCGTGCGCGAGGGGTATGAAGCCTTTGCCGAAAGACTGCTCAGCGAGCGGCGCGAGGGGCTTTTGCCGCCCTATCAGTATCTGGCCCTTCTGCGGGCGGAGGGGCGTGAGGCTGCTCCGGTTCTCGCTTTTCTGCACCAAGCACGCAAACTCCTGCAACACCCCGCCCTGGAAATCATGGGTCCGGCGCCCGCCCCTCTCTCTCGCAAGGCTCACCAGCATCGCCTGCAATTGCTGCTGCGCGCCCCTGCCCGCCGCTCGCTTCATGAAGCACTGGCACATTTGCGCAACACCCTGCCACCCGCACGCGCACTATCGGGTGTGCGCTGGAGCGTGGATGTCGACCCGGTGGAGTTATCGTGA
- a CDS encoding 6-pyruvoyl trahydropterin synthase family protein, whose translation MKRYLTTVELQKESMKFAAGHTTIFSATEREPLHGHQYNVYLALTTWVEDNGMTFDYRYYKERIHTLCRRVNQTFLMPQFSPYLSHREDEEYHYFTFNGKTMPFLKEDVTLMPLCNITVEELSRWFVQELIADAAELERHRIEELVIKVFSAPGQCASHRWKRG comes from the coding sequence ATGAAACGTTATCTGACAACGGTTGAACTGCAAAAAGAATCAATGAAGTTCGCCGCCGGCCACACGACCATCTTTTCTGCCACTGAACGCGAACCGCTGCACGGGCATCAATATAACGTTTATCTCGCTCTCACCACCTGGGTTGAAGACAATGGCATGACCTTTGACTACCGCTATTACAAAGAGCGTATTCACACCCTGTGCCGCAGGGTCAACCAGACTTTTCTGATGCCACAGTTTTCCCCCTATCTCAGTCACCGCGAAGACGAGGAATACCATTATTTCACCTTTAACGGTAAAACCATGCCCTTTTTAAAAGAGGACGTGACACTGATGCCGCTTTGCAATATCACCGTCGAAGAACTCTCGCGCTGGTTTGTACAGGAGCTCATTGCCGATGCCGCGGAACTTGAAAGGCACCGCATCGAAGAGCTTGTCATTAAGGTGTTTTCAGCACCTGGTCAGTGCGCCAGCCATCGCTGGAAGCGCGGCTAA
- a CDS encoding class I SAM-dependent methyltransferase — protein MSLLETLRRTVREKGPLPFADYMQAALYSPHFGYYTADLPKLGKEGDFVTAPEISTLFGKTLARQCADILNELGNGAIFEFGAGSGALCVDILMALEHLDALPEAYHILEISPTLRARQEARIRDEIPHLAGRVHWHLTLPEKPLKGIVLANEVLDAMPVHRFLQTHEGLLESHVTLDEKDALKEIFLPCTHERLQAHVQKRLPPLTPPYLSEVNLHIDGWMQACHELLERGVVIIIDYGFPRHEYYHPDRHTGTLMCHWRHQAHTNPLAHPGDEDITAHVDFTHVAEAANNAGLTVAGFTSQAAFLVNAGLLDILQESPPDGNLATSMAVRQLLMPGEMGELFKVMALTRDYSMPLRGFHSFDKRASLNHETLSDNG, from the coding sequence ATGTCTCTGCTTGAAACCCTGCGCCGCACCGTGCGGGAAAAGGGTCCTCTGCCGTTTGCCGACTACATGCAGGCCGCACTTTACTCGCCGCATTTTGGCTATTATACCGCCGACCTGCCCAAACTCGGGAAAGAAGGCGACTTTGTTACGGCTCCTGAAATCAGCACCCTCTTTGGCAAAACCCTCGCGCGCCAGTGCGCCGACATTTTAAACGAACTCGGCAACGGCGCGATTTTCGAGTTTGGCGCCGGCAGTGGCGCGCTCTGCGTTGACATCCTCATGGCTCTTGAACACCTGGATGCGCTGCCAGAAGCCTATCACATTCTTGAAATAAGCCCCACTCTGCGTGCGCGCCAGGAGGCGCGTATCCGTGACGAAATCCCGCATCTCGCCGGGCGCGTGCACTGGCACCTCACCCTGCCCGAGAAGCCTCTGAAGGGCATTGTGCTTGCCAATGAAGTGCTCGATGCCATGCCCGTGCACCGTTTTTTACAGACGCATGAAGGCCTTCTTGAAAGCCATGTGACGCTCGATGAAAAGGATGCGCTTAAGGAAATTTTTCTGCCCTGTACCCATGAAAGGCTTCAGGCACACGTGCAAAAACGCCTGCCACCGCTCACGCCGCCTTATCTTTCGGAGGTGAATCTGCATATAGACGGCTGGATGCAAGCCTGCCACGAATTACTGGAACGGGGCGTGGTAATTATCATTGATTACGGGTTCCCGCGTCATGAATACTACCATCCCGACCGCCATACCGGTACACTGATGTGTCACTGGCGCCACCAGGCCCACACCAACCCGCTGGCACATCCTGGAGATGAAGACATCACCGCGCACGTGGATTTTACGCACGTGGCTGAAGCGGCAAATAACGCGGGGCTTACCGTTGCGGGCTTTACCAGTCAAGCCGCCTTTCTTGTGAATGCAGGGCTGCTCGACATTCTTCAGGAATCGCCTCCTGATGGTAATCTCGCGACCTCCATGGCCGTGCGCCAGCTCCTGATGCCCGGTGAAATGGGGGAGCTTTTTAAAGTGATGGCGCTGACCCGGGATTATTCGATGCCTCTCAGAGGCTTTCATTCTTTTGACAAACGCGCGAGCCTGAACCATGAAACGTTATCTGACAACGGTTGA
- a CDS encoding pteridine reductase: MKKSVQKGNNTVKSSNTQEAPVVLITGAARRIGAAIARLFHARGWRVALHCNTSNKEAEVLGDALCEERAASAWVLRADLCDAEAVSRLIPETLALCGRLDVLVNNASRFLRTEDANSKAFQEMFALHVTTPWTLAMAARDALSRTKGAIINLTDIHAEKPLKEYGLYCQTKAALKMQTMALAKTLAPDIRVNAVAPGAIAWPEGDNALDEAKKAAIIAKTPLARHGDPQFIAEAVFMMATNRFITGQSLAVDGGRSLG, translated from the coding sequence ATGAAAAAATCCGTACAAAAGGGGAACAATACCGTGAAATCGTCCAACACACAAGAGGCGCCAGTGGTGCTGATAACGGGAGCGGCACGCCGCATTGGGGCCGCCATCGCGCGCCTCTTTCATGCAAGGGGCTGGCGCGTGGCGCTGCATTGTAATACCTCTAATAAAGAGGCTGAAGTGCTGGGGGACGCACTTTGCGAAGAGCGCGCGGCAAGCGCCTGGGTGTTAAGGGCTGACTTATGTGACGCAGAAGCCGTATCGAGACTGATACCCGAGACGCTTGCCCTGTGTGGACGTCTGGATGTGCTCGTGAATAATGCCTCGCGTTTTCTGCGCACGGAAGATGCGAACAGTAAAGCGTTTCAGGAGATGTTCGCGCTGCATGTCACCACGCCCTGGACCCTTGCCATGGCCGCCCGCGATGCCTTAAGCCGCACAAAGGGGGCGATTATTAATCTGACGGATATTCACGCAGAGAAGCCGCTTAAAGAGTATGGCCTTTACTGCCAGACCAAGGCGGCGCTTAAGATGCAGACCATGGCGCTCGCAAAAACCCTGGCGCCTGATATACGCGTTAACGCGGTCGCCCCTGGCGCCATTGCCTGGCCCGAAGGCGATAATGCGCTCGATGAGGCGAAGAAAGCCGCCATCATCGCCAAAACGCCCCTTGCACGCCACGGCGACCCGCAGTTTATTGCCGAAGCCGTGTTCATGATGGCCACCAACCGCTTCATCACCGGCCAGTCGCTTGCAGTGGATGGGGGAAGGAGTCTTGGATAA
- a CDS encoding ParB/RepB/Spo0J family partition protein: MTVKRGGLGRNLSVLLGNTPLPIHAETSAAAPSGATLSIDALQPGKYQPRGDMDEARLEELAQSIRQQGLLQPLVVRPLKDGRHEILAGERRWRACRRAGLTEVPVVIRECDDETAMVIALVENLQREDLNALDEARALGRLTSEFSLTHQQVAELVGKSRAAVSNHLRLLTLAQPVQKLLENGDIDMGHARALLMLASEQQAEVATLVIARQLSVRETERLVARVRDGVAPASSLPKPDLSKAFKTEMQALSRALDTRVVLRAGKKGNGTLVIHYRDEARLRDVLERLQSAQAME, from the coding sequence ATGACTGTAAAACGTGGTGGCCTTGGGCGTAATCTCTCCGTGTTGCTTGGCAATACCCCGCTCCCGATACATGCCGAAACTTCAGCAGCTGCGCCATCGGGAGCCACACTTTCGATTGATGCCCTGCAGCCTGGAAAATATCAGCCGCGCGGCGATATGGACGAGGCGCGCCTTGAAGAACTTGCGCAGTCCATTCGCCAGCAGGGGCTGTTGCAGCCACTCGTGGTGCGTCCGCTCAAGGATGGCCGTCATGAAATTCTTGCCGGCGAACGCCGCTGGCGTGCCTGCAGACGCGCCGGCCTGACTGAAGTGCCGGTGGTCATTCGCGAGTGTGACGATGAAACCGCGATGGTGATTGCACTCGTTGAAAACCTGCAGCGCGAAGACTTAAACGCGCTTGATGAAGCGCGTGCGCTTGGGCGTCTGACCAGTGAATTTTCCCTCACCCATCAACAGGTGGCCGAACTGGTGGGTAAATCGCGTGCGGCCGTGAGTAACCATTTGCGGCTCCTGACACTCGCACAGCCGGTGCAAAAGCTCCTCGAAAATGGCGACATTGACATGGGGCATGCGCGCGCACTCTTGATGCTTGCCAGTGAACAGCAGGCTGAAGTGGCCACACTGGTGATAGCGCGCCAGCTGTCGGTGCGCGAAACCGAACGCCTGGTTGCACGGGTACGCGATGGCGTGGCTCCTGCTTCCTCACTGCCCAAACCCGACCTCTCCAAAGCCTTCAAGACAGAAATGCAGGCGCTATCTCGTGCACTCGACACAAGGGTAGTACTGCGAGCGGGCAAAAAAGGGAATGGCACGCTGGTCATTCATTACCGCGACGAGGCGCGCCTTCGAGACGTGCTTGAACGGCTGCAGTCGGCTCAGGCGATGGAATAA
- a CDS encoding ParA family protein: protein MTKVIAIANQKGGVGKTTTAINLAASLAASHQQILLVDLDPQGNATMGSGVDKNALVHTTNDVLLRDCLAEQASLTTAAGFDLIPANGDLTVAEVSLMEQPHRETFLFKALQPIASRYDFILIDCPPALNTLTINAFVAADSVIVPMQCEYYALEGLAALMSTIGQIQSSVNPRLQLEGILRTMHDARNRLGQEVSKQLLEHFGKRVYRTVIPRNIRLAEAPSHGMPVLFYDKSSLGARAYMVFAEEVLERTQALAKTKE, encoded by the coding sequence ATGACAAAAGTCATCGCCATTGCCAACCAGAAGGGCGGCGTGGGCAAAACCACAACGGCCATCAACCTTGCCGCCTCACTGGCCGCCAGTCATCAGCAGATTTTACTGGTCGACCTCGACCCCCAGGGCAACGCCACCATGGGCTCTGGCGTTGATAAGAACGCGCTGGTGCATACCACCAATGACGTCCTGCTGCGCGACTGCCTGGCTGAGCAGGCCTCCCTCACCACCGCCGCGGGCTTTGACCTCATTCCGGCAAACGGCGACTTAACGGTCGCGGAAGTCAGCCTCATGGAGCAGCCGCACCGTGAAACCTTTTTATTTAAGGCTCTGCAACCGATTGCCTCCCGGTATGATTTCATCCTCATTGACTGCCCGCCGGCACTCAACACGCTCACCATCAACGCGTTTGTAGCCGCCGATTCCGTGATTGTGCCCATGCAGTGTGAATATTACGCACTCGAAGGACTTGCTGCATTGATGTCAACGATTGGGCAAATTCAGTCATCGGTCAATCCGCGCCTGCAGCTTGAGGGCATTTTGCGCACCATGCATGATGCCCGCAACCGCCTTGGTCAGGAAGTGTCCAAACAACTCCTCGAGCATTTTGGCAAACGGGTGTATCGTACGGTCATCCCACGCAACATTCGCCTTGCCGAAGCGCCAAGTCACGGCATGCCGGTACTTTTTTATGACAAATCCTCGCTCGGCGCACGTGCTTACATGGTCTTTGCCGAGGAAGTCCTTGAGCGCACGCAGGCTTTAGCCAAAACAAAGGAATAA
- the rsmG gene encoding 16S rRNA (guanine(527)-N(7))-methyltransferase RsmG, with protein sequence MTAETLLSQGLSALGLSQDPAPWLTWAQLLLHWNRAYNLTAIDQLEEVVSHHILDSLAILPMIQGRRIIDVGSGAGLPGLMLAIARPDWNITLLDGNGKKTRFLQEARRVLKLANVSVVHARAQAWQADVRFDTVTCRALCTIEELLDWTRHLVADDGQWLAMKGRPTDEELAAIPAAFEITRYRVPGLDAERSVIRIHNGNQESP encoded by the coding sequence ATGACGGCTGAAACCCTGCTCTCTCAAGGCTTAAGCGCCCTTGGACTGTCACAAGACCCCGCCCCCTGGCTCACCTGGGCGCAGCTGCTGCTGCACTGGAACCGCGCCTATAATCTGACCGCTATCGACCAGCTCGAGGAGGTCGTGTCGCACCACATCCTCGACAGTCTCGCGATTCTCCCAATGATTCAGGGGAGGCGCATCATCGATGTCGGCAGTGGTGCCGGACTCCCGGGGCTGATGCTCGCCATTGCACGCCCTGACTGGAATATCACGCTCCTCGATGGCAATGGCAAAAAAACCCGTTTTCTGCAAGAGGCGCGCCGGGTACTTAAACTTGCGAACGTGAGTGTCGTGCATGCGCGCGCACAAGCATGGCAGGCCGACGTGCGATTTGATACAGTAACCTGTCGAGCGCTCTGCACCATCGAGGAACTACTGGACTGGACCCGCCACCTTGTGGCGGATGATGGTCAGTGGCTTGCCATGAAAGGGCGACCCACTGATGAAGAACTTGCGGCCATCCCCGCGGCGTTTGAGATTACACGCTATCGGGTACCAGGGCTGGATGCCGAGCGCTCCGTCATACGCATTCACAACGGGAATCAGGAATCACCATGA